From the Rhodobium gokarnense genome, the window AGGCCATCGGCGCCGATTTCGCCGTGGAGGATCTGGCCGAGGACGTCGACACCCTCGGCGGCCTCGTCTTCACGCTGATCGGCCGCATCCCCGTGCGCGGTGAACTGATCGCCTCCGACGCCCTTCCGGGCTTTGAGTTCGAGGTGCTCGACGCCGACCCACGCCGCATCAGCCGGCTGCGCATCTATCGCCGGCGCACCGGCGAGGTCCGCCGCCGCACGCGCCGCGCCGAGGCAACCGGGCAACAGGACGCTTGACCCGGCCCGCCTCCTCTTTGAATGCTCGGCCCTGATCGCTGATTCGGGTCCCGCGGCATGTTCCAGTCCATCGCCAACCATTTCGTCCTTGCCTGGGGCTGGCGCCGCGCGCTCTACGCCTTCCTTGCCGGGGCTCTGTCGGCGCTGGCACTGGCCCCGGTCAACTTCTTCCCGGTGCTGTGGCTGACCTTCCCGGTCTTCGTCTGGCTGATGGACGGCGCCGTCGACCGCACGCGCTCCGGCCGGCTTGCCCGCCTCAGGCCCGCCGCGATTCTCGGCTGGTGCTTCGGCTTCGGCTATTTTCTCGCCGGCCTGTGGTGGATCGGTTACGCCTTCCTGGTCGAGGCGGACATCTTCGGCTGGCTGCTGCCGCTCGCCGTCATCGCGCTGCCGGCCGGCCTGGCGCTGTTCTGGGCGCTTGGCGCCGCGGCCGCACGCCTGTTCTGGTCCGAATCGCCCGGCCGCATCCTCGTCCTCGCCATCGCCTTCGGCCTTGCCGAATGGCTGCGCGGCCACCTCTTCACCGGTTTTCCCTGGAACGGCCTCGGCTATCTGCTTGCCGCCAACGGCGTGCAGATGCAGGCCGCCGCCCTTGTCGGCGTCGAGGCGATGGCCGTGCTCGCCGTCGTCATCTTTGCCGCGCCGGCGCTGCTCGCGACGCCCGACCGCGCCGGTCGCGGCCAGCGCATATTCGTCGTCGCCCTTGCTGCCGTCCTCTATGGCGGCGTTCTCGCCTATGGCGTCGTTCGCCTTCAGGGTGCGACCGATGAGCGCCGTGAGGACGTACGGTTGCGCATCGTCCAGCCGGCGATTCCCCAGGCCGACAAGTGGAAACCGGAAAATCGCAAGCGGATTTTCGAAAGCTATCTGGAGCTCAGCGCCCGCGCGACCTCGCCCGACCGGATCGGTCTTCTGGGCGTCACGCACCTGATCTGGCCGGAATCGGCCTTTCCTTTTTTGCTGACCGAAAACCCGGACGCCCTTGCCGCGATCGCCGACCTGTTGCCGCCCGGAACGGTCCTCATCACCGGCGCGGTCCGGGCCGAGCCGGCCTCGGTCGGCCCGAACCGGCGCTACTTCAATTCCATCTACGTGATCAACCACGAGGGCACCATCGTCGACGCCTACGACAAGGTGCGCCTGGTGCCGTTCGGCGAATATCTGCCGGCTCAGGACTTCCTGGAGGCCATCGGCCTGGAGCAGTTGACCCGCCTGAAGGGCGGTTTCAGCGCCGGTGTCGCGCGCAAGGCCCTGACCATTCCCGGCGCGCCGCCCGCCGCTCCGTCGATCTGCTACGAGATCATCTTTCCGGGCGCCGAGCACACCGAAGACCGACCGGCGGCCTGGATCCTGAACGTCACCAACGACGCCTGGTTCGGTGATTCGCCCGGCCCCTACCAGCATTTGCAGCAGGCGCGCCTCAGGGCCGTGGAGGCCGGGATTCCGGTTGTGCGTGCAGCGAATACCGGCATTTCGGCGATAATCGACCCCTACGGGAGAATTATTGCAAAACAACCTTTAAATCTTGGCGGCGTTATCGATAACACCTTACCGTCAGCCAACTTGCATACGACCTATTCGCGACTGGGGGATATCAGTATTTTCGGGTTTTGCGCGATCCTTGCAATTTTAACGATGTTTTTAAAACGCCGACGCCTCCAGTAGTTGGATGCGTCGAATGGTTTGACTCTTTCCTAACAATGGTTTCAATATCGCGCGCGCCTGTTCTTACACGTGCAGGCGACGCAGCATGCAATGTCGATGCGGTTTTGGGGGTACGGTCACCGAGCCCGAATGAGAGACGTATCGGCATAAAAAAAACTGCGATTCCGCAAAAAAGATAAACAAACACGGTGGCCACATGCCCAGTAAGAAATCTCCCAACCCGATCGATATCCACGTCGGGAGCCGGGTCCGGCTTCGGCGTATGATGCTTGGAATGAGCCAGGAAAAACTTGGCGAGCATCTGGGTATCACGTTCCAGCAGATCCAGAAATACGAGAAGGGAACCAACAGGATCGGCGCCAGCCGCCTGCAGCATATCGCCACGGTTCTCAAAGTCCCCGTCGCCTTCTTCTTCGAGGATGCTCCGGGGACGCCGGAGGAAGCAGCAAAAGGATTCGAGGAAGGAAAGCCGGCAACTTATGTCGTCGACTTCCTGTCTTCGTCCGAGGGCCTCGCCCTCAACAAGGCCTTCGTCCAGATCAAGGATGCGAAGGTCCGCAAGCGAATCGTCGATCTCGTGAAATCCCTGGCGGACGACGAAGCCGAAAGCTGACGGCCGGCTGCTTGACCCGGCTCACAAAGGTTGTCAAAACAGCCGCGATAGTGGTGGGAGCCCCCATGTGGTCTCCCACCATAATTTTGTGACAACCAGCCAAAAAGCAGTCCCGCCGATGTCCCGCAGCAATTATCTCTTCACCAGCGAGTCCGTCTCGGAAGGCCATCCCGACAAGGTTTGCGACCGCATTTCCGACGGCGTTGTCGACGCGTTCATGGAGGCCGATCCGGTCTCGCGCGTTGCCGTGGAGACGCTGGTCACCACCAACCGGATCGTGCTCGCCGGCGAGGTCCGGGGTCCGGCCTCCATCAACGCCGACACCATGGAAGACATCGCCCGCCGGGTCGTGCGCGATATCGGCTATGAGCAGGACGGCTTCCACTGGAAGAATTCCGCCTTCGAGTGCTACGTCCACGAGCAGTCGTCCGACATCGCCCAGGGCGTCGACGCCTCCGGCAACAAGGACGAGGGCGCGGGCGACCAGGGCATCATGTTCGGCTTCGCCTGCCGTGACACCCCGGAGCTGATGCCGGCGCCGATCCACTACGCCCACAAGATCCTGCGCCTCCTGGCCGAAGCGCGCCATTCCGGCAACGAGCCGAAGCTCGGCCCGGACGCCAAGTCCCAGGTCACCGTCCGCTACGAGAACAACAAGCCGGTCGCCGTCACCTCCGTGGTGCTGTCGACCCAGCATCTCGACCCGGACCTGTCGTCCTACGACGTGCGCAAGCTGGTCGAGCCCTATATCGACCGGGCGCTGCCGGAGGGCTGGATTTCCGACGAGACCTCCTGGCACGTCAATCCGACCGGCAAGTTCGTCATCGGCGGCCCGGACGGCGACGCCGGCCTCACCGGCCGCAAGATCATCGTCGACACCTATGGCGGTGCCGCGCCCCATGGCGGCGGCGCCTTCTCCGGCAAGGACCCGACCAAGGTCGACCGCTCGGCCGCCTATGCCGCGCGCTACCTGGCCAAGAACGTCGTCGCCGCCGAACTGGCCGAGCGCTGCACCATCCAGCTTGCCTATGCCATTGGCGTGCCAGAGCCGCTGGCGCTCTATGTCGACACCCACGGCACCGGTCAGGTCTCCGAGGAGGCGCTGGAAAAAGCGCTGGCCGAGATCATGGACCTGCGCCCGCGCGGCATCCGCGTCCATCTGCAGCTCAACCGACCGATCTTCGAGCGCACCGCCGCCTACGGCCATTTCGGCCGCATTCCGGAAGGCGACGGCGGCTTTTCCTGGGAAAAGACCGACCTCGTCGACGACCTGCGCACCGCGCTGAAGGTCTGAACAGGCCCCGCTTGCGGGAAACAGGGCGCCGGCTCCTTGTCGGCGCCCGTCAAAGGTGGGGCATTCCGATGACCGGGGAGCGCCGTGCCGGAACCCTTTACGGCCGTCGCAAGGGCAAGAAGCTGGGCGCACGCCGCACCGGCCTGATGGCTGGTCTCCTGCCGCGCCTCGCCCTCGACCTGACGACACCGGCACCTGACCGGCCGGCGCTGCTGTTTCCGGGCGCCGCTGTGCGCGCCCTTTGGATGGAGATCGGCTTTGGCGGCGGCGAGCATCTCGTCGCCCGGGCCGGCGCCAACCCCGACATCGGCATCATCGGCTGCGAGCCCTTCGTCAACGGCATGGCCAAGGCCGTCAGCGCCGTCGATGCGACCGGCCTTGCCAATATCCGCCTGCACGAGGGCGATGCCGGCGACGTCCTCGACTGGCTGCCCGACGCGGCGCTGCAACGGGTGTTCCTGCTCTATCCGGACCCCTGGCCGAAGCGGCGCCACTGGAAGCGGCGGTTCGTGTCGCGGGAGAATCTCGACCGCATCGCCCGGGTGCTGCGCCCCGGCGGCGAGCTTCTGGTCGCCAGCGACATCGAGAGCTACGTCGCCTGGACGCTCGCCCATATCCGCGACCATCCCTCGTTTGCCTGGACCGCGCGCCGCGCCGACGACTGGCGCCGGCCCTTTGCCGACTGGCCGGGCACCCGCTACGAGGCCAAGGCAATCCGCGAAGGGCGCGTGCCGACCTATCTGCGCTTCCGGCGGACCGACGCGGCACCGCTGGCGGGGTGAGC encodes:
- the metK gene encoding methionine adenosyltransferase, whose protein sequence is MSRSNYLFTSESVSEGHPDKVCDRISDGVVDAFMEADPVSRVAVETLVTTNRIVLAGEVRGPASINADTMEDIARRVVRDIGYEQDGFHWKNSAFECYVHEQSSDIAQGVDASGNKDEGAGDQGIMFGFACRDTPELMPAPIHYAHKILRLLAEARHSGNEPKLGPDAKSQVTVRYENNKPVAVTSVVLSTQHLDPDLSSYDVRKLVEPYIDRALPEGWISDETSWHVNPTGKFVIGGPDGDAGLTGRKIIVDTYGGAAPHGGGAFSGKDPTKVDRSAAYAARYLAKNVVAAELAERCTIQLAYAIGVPEPLALYVDTHGTGQVSEEALEKALAEIMDLRPRGIRVHLQLNRPIFERTAAYGHFGRIPEGDGGFSWEKTDLVDDLRTALKV
- the trmB gene encoding tRNA (guanosine(46)-N7)-methyltransferase TrmB, with translation MTGERRAGTLYGRRKGKKLGARRTGLMAGLLPRLALDLTTPAPDRPALLFPGAAVRALWMEIGFGGGEHLVARAGANPDIGIIGCEPFVNGMAKAVSAVDATGLANIRLHEGDAGDVLDWLPDAALQRVFLLYPDPWPKRRHWKRRFVSRENLDRIARVLRPGGELLVASDIESYVAWTLAHIRDHPSFAWTARRADDWRRPFADWPGTRYEAKAIREGRVPTYLRFRRTDAAPLAG
- the lnt gene encoding apolipoprotein N-acyltransferase, giving the protein MFQSIANHFVLAWGWRRALYAFLAGALSALALAPVNFFPVLWLTFPVFVWLMDGAVDRTRSGRLARLRPAAILGWCFGFGYFLAGLWWIGYAFLVEADIFGWLLPLAVIALPAGLALFWALGAAAARLFWSESPGRILVLAIAFGLAEWLRGHLFTGFPWNGLGYLLAANGVQMQAAALVGVEAMAVLAVVIFAAPALLATPDRAGRGQRIFVVALAAVLYGGVLAYGVVRLQGATDERREDVRLRIVQPAIPQADKWKPENRKRIFESYLELSARATSPDRIGLLGVTHLIWPESAFPFLLTENPDALAAIADLLPPGTVLITGAVRAEPASVGPNRRYFNSIYVINHEGTIVDAYDKVRLVPFGEYLPAQDFLEAIGLEQLTRLKGGFSAGVARKALTIPGAPPAAPSICYEIIFPGAEHTEDRPAAWILNVTNDAWFGDSPGPYQHLQQARLRAVEAGIPVVRAANTGISAIIDPYGRIIAKQPLNLGGVIDNTLPSANLHTTYSRLGDISIFGFCAILAILTMFLKRRRLQ
- a CDS encoding helix-turn-helix domain-containing protein, whose protein sequence is MPSKKSPNPIDIHVGSRVRLRRMMLGMSQEKLGEHLGITFQQIQKYEKGTNRIGASRLQHIATVLKVPVAFFFEDAPGTPEEAAKGFEEGKPATYVVDFLSSSEGLALNKAFVQIKDAKVRKRIVDLVKSLADDEAES